From the Takifugu flavidus isolate HTHZ2018 chromosome 12, ASM371156v2, whole genome shotgun sequence genome, one window contains:
- the LOC130534699 gene encoding vasodilator-stimulated phosphoprotein-like isoform X3: MSESSICQARATVMIYDDGNKKWLPAGAGPQAFSRVQIYHNPTNNAFRIVGRKMQTDQQVVINCPIGRGLKYNQATPNFHQWRDARQVWGLNFGSKEDATLFANGVAHALEVLSSMADAGYATLPRPVSNGPSPEELEQQRRLEQQERERQERERQERERQERERLERERQAAAVPIPPAPPAPPLAPGGPPPPPAPPPPPGPPPASGIPPPPGPPPSDPPPAPPLPSGGGGGGGGGGGGLAAALAGAKLRKVSKQEDGATTGPIGRADSSRSSNSSIGGGSGGGGGGGGGGGGLMGEMSAILARRRKAADTGEKPPVKVQENDDSEPQSQSDTLRRPWEKSSMVRAKPAGNNNDTGGVEESDLEKMKQEILEEVRKELQKVKEEIIGAFIQELQKRST; this comes from the exons ATGAG TGAGTCCAGTATTTGCCAGGCTCGGGCCACTGTGATGATCTACGATGATGGCAATAAGAAGTGGCTACCGGCTGGTGCTGGACCCCAAGCCTTCAGCAGAGTCCAGATCTATCACAACCCCACCAACAATGCCTTCAGGATAGTGGGACGCAAGATGCAGACAGACCAGCAG GTGGTTATAAACTGTCCAATCGGGAGGGGGCTCAAATATAACCAAGCCACGCCCAATTTTCACCAGTGGCGCGATGCCCGCCAGGTTTGGGGTCTCAACTTCGGCAGCAAAGAGGATGCTACCCTCTTTGCCAATGGCGTTGCTCATGCTCTGGAGGTGCTCAGCTCTATGGCAGATGCGG GCTATGCCACGCTTCCACGTCCAGTGTCAAATGGTCCTTCCCCCGAAGAGCTGGAACAACAGCGCAG gctggagcagcaggaacgggagagacaggagagagaaagacaagaGAGAGAGCGTCAGGAAAGAGAGAGACTGGAACGAGAGAGacaagctgctgcag TCCCtattcctccagctcctccagctccaccattGGCTCCTGgaggtccacctcctccaccagcgcctcctccaccccccggtcctcctcctgcctctggtATCCCTCCACCACCAGGGCCACCTCCTTCAGACCCCCCTCCAGCCCCACCACTGCCTAGtggcggaggagggggaggaggaggtggagggggaggtttGGCAGCTGCCCTCGCTGGAGCAAAGCTTCGCAAAGTATCAAAA CAGGAGGACGGAGCTACTACAGGTCCAATCGGCCGAGCTGACTCCAGCCGCAGCAGCAATTCTTCTattggaggaggaagtggaggaggaggaggtggaggaggaggaggaggaggtctgaTGGGTGAAATGAGCGCTATCCTGGCACGCAG gagaaaagctgcagacacaGGAGAGAAGCCACCTGTGAAAGTACAAGAAAAT GATGATTCAGAGCCTCAGAGTCAGAGCG ACACTCTGAGAAGACCCTGGGAAAAATCATCCATGGTCAG AGCCAAGCCCGCTGGCAACAACAATGACACGGGTGGAGTAGAAGAATCAGActtggagaaaatgaaacag GAGATTCTGGAGGAGGTGCGGAAAGAACTCCAGAAAGTAAAGGAGGAGATCATCGGAG CCTTTATTcaagagctgcagaaaagaagcaCATAG
- the LOC130534699 gene encoding vasodilator-stimulated phosphoprotein-like isoform X2, translated as MIYDDGNKKWLPAGAGPQAFSRVQIYHNPTNNAFRIVGRKMQTDQQVVINCPIGRGLKYNQATPNFHQWRDARQVWGLNFGSKEDATLFANGVAHALEVLSSMADAGYATLPRPVSNGPSPEELEQQRRLEQQERERQERERQERERQERERLERERQAAAVPIPPAPPAPPLAPGGPPPPPAPPPPPGPPPASGIPPPPGPPPSDPPPAPPLPSGGGGGGGGGGGGLAAALAGAKLRKVSKQEDGATTGPIGRADSSRSSNSSIGGGSGGGGGGGGGGGGLMGEMSAILARRRKAADTGEKPPVKVQENDDSEPQSQSDTLRRPWEKSSMVRNNSIPKSMDSTSSLFQGSRAKPAGNNNDTGGVEESDLEKMKQEILEEVRKELQKVKEEIIGAFIQELQKRST; from the exons ATGATCTACGATGATGGCAATAAGAAGTGGCTACCGGCTGGTGCTGGACCCCAAGCCTTCAGCAGAGTCCAGATCTATCACAACCCCACCAACAATGCCTTCAGGATAGTGGGACGCAAGATGCAGACAGACCAGCAG GTGGTTATAAACTGTCCAATCGGGAGGGGGCTCAAATATAACCAAGCCACGCCCAATTTTCACCAGTGGCGCGATGCCCGCCAGGTTTGGGGTCTCAACTTCGGCAGCAAAGAGGATGCTACCCTCTTTGCCAATGGCGTTGCTCATGCTCTGGAGGTGCTCAGCTCTATGGCAGATGCGG GCTATGCCACGCTTCCACGTCCAGTGTCAAATGGTCCTTCCCCCGAAGAGCTGGAACAACAGCGCAG gctggagcagcaggaacgggagagacaggagagagaaagacaagaGAGAGAGCGTCAGGAAAGAGAGAGACTGGAACGAGAGAGacaagctgctgcag TCCCtattcctccagctcctccagctccaccattGGCTCCTGgaggtccacctcctccaccagcgcctcctccaccccccggtcctcctcctgcctctggtATCCCTCCACCACCAGGGCCACCTCCTTCAGACCCCCCTCCAGCCCCACCACTGCCTAGtggcggaggagggggaggaggaggtggagggggaggtttGGCAGCTGCCCTCGCTGGAGCAAAGCTTCGCAAAGTATCAAAA CAGGAGGACGGAGCTACTACAGGTCCAATCGGCCGAGCTGACTCCAGCCGCAGCAGCAATTCTTCTattggaggaggaagtggaggaggaggaggtggaggaggaggaggaggaggtctgaTGGGTGAAATGAGCGCTATCCTGGCACGCAG gagaaaagctgcagacacaGGAGAGAAGCCACCTGTGAAAGTACAAGAAAAT GATGATTCAGAGCCTCAGAGTCAGAGCG ACACTCTGAGAAGACCCTGGGAAAAATCATCCATGGTCAG GAATAATTCCATCCCCAAGAGCATGGACTCCACTTCCTCATTGTTCCAAGGTTCCAG AGCCAAGCCCGCTGGCAACAACAATGACACGGGTGGAGTAGAAGAATCAGActtggagaaaatgaaacag GAGATTCTGGAGGAGGTGCGGAAAGAACTCCAGAAAGTAAAGGAGGAGATCATCGGAG CCTTTATTcaagagctgcagaaaagaagcaCATAG
- the LOC130534699 gene encoding vasodilator-stimulated phosphoprotein-like isoform X1 produces the protein MSESSICQARATVMIYDDGNKKWLPAGAGPQAFSRVQIYHNPTNNAFRIVGRKMQTDQQVVINCPIGRGLKYNQATPNFHQWRDARQVWGLNFGSKEDATLFANGVAHALEVLSSMADAGYATLPRPVSNGPSPEELEQQRRLEQQERERQERERQERERQERERLERERQAAAVPIPPAPPAPPLAPGGPPPPPAPPPPPGPPPASGIPPPPGPPPSDPPPAPPLPSGGGGGGGGGGGGLAAALAGAKLRKVSKQEDGATTGPIGRADSSRSSNSSIGGGSGGGGGGGGGGGGLMGEMSAILARRRKAADTGEKPPVKVQENDDSEPQSQSDTLRRPWEKSSMVRNNSIPKSMDSTSSLFQGSRAKPAGNNNDTGGVEESDLEKMKQEILEEVRKELQKVKEEIIGAFIQELQKRST, from the exons ATGAG TGAGTCCAGTATTTGCCAGGCTCGGGCCACTGTGATGATCTACGATGATGGCAATAAGAAGTGGCTACCGGCTGGTGCTGGACCCCAAGCCTTCAGCAGAGTCCAGATCTATCACAACCCCACCAACAATGCCTTCAGGATAGTGGGACGCAAGATGCAGACAGACCAGCAG GTGGTTATAAACTGTCCAATCGGGAGGGGGCTCAAATATAACCAAGCCACGCCCAATTTTCACCAGTGGCGCGATGCCCGCCAGGTTTGGGGTCTCAACTTCGGCAGCAAAGAGGATGCTACCCTCTTTGCCAATGGCGTTGCTCATGCTCTGGAGGTGCTCAGCTCTATGGCAGATGCGG GCTATGCCACGCTTCCACGTCCAGTGTCAAATGGTCCTTCCCCCGAAGAGCTGGAACAACAGCGCAG gctggagcagcaggaacgggagagacaggagagagaaagacaagaGAGAGAGCGTCAGGAAAGAGAGAGACTGGAACGAGAGAGacaagctgctgcag TCCCtattcctccagctcctccagctccaccattGGCTCCTGgaggtccacctcctccaccagcgcctcctccaccccccggtcctcctcctgcctctggtATCCCTCCACCACCAGGGCCACCTCCTTCAGACCCCCCTCCAGCCCCACCACTGCCTAGtggcggaggagggggaggaggaggtggagggggaggtttGGCAGCTGCCCTCGCTGGAGCAAAGCTTCGCAAAGTATCAAAA CAGGAGGACGGAGCTACTACAGGTCCAATCGGCCGAGCTGACTCCAGCCGCAGCAGCAATTCTTCTattggaggaggaagtggaggaggaggaggtggaggaggaggaggaggaggtctgaTGGGTGAAATGAGCGCTATCCTGGCACGCAG gagaaaagctgcagacacaGGAGAGAAGCCACCTGTGAAAGTACAAGAAAAT GATGATTCAGAGCCTCAGAGTCAGAGCG ACACTCTGAGAAGACCCTGGGAAAAATCATCCATGGTCAG GAATAATTCCATCCCCAAGAGCATGGACTCCACTTCCTCATTGTTCCAAGGTTCCAG AGCCAAGCCCGCTGGCAACAACAATGACACGGGTGGAGTAGAAGAATCAGActtggagaaaatgaaacag GAGATTCTGGAGGAGGTGCGGAAAGAACTCCAGAAAGTAAAGGAGGAGATCATCGGAG CCTTTATTcaagagctgcagaaaagaagcaCATAG